The following are from one region of the Ornithorhynchus anatinus isolate Pmale09 chromosome X1, mOrnAna1.pri.v4, whole genome shotgun sequence genome:
- the SLC9A5 gene encoding sodium/hydrogen exchanger 5 yields the protein MLPAALHLLGMPLPGAAEAAVVEEPGEPGQHPQGLALFRWQWHEVEAPYLVAVWILVASLAKIVFHLSWKVTSVVPESCLLIMLGLALGGIVLAVAKKAEYQLEPGTFFLFLLPPIVLDSGYFMPSRLFFDNLGAILTYAVIGTLWNSFATGAALWGLQQTGLMALNVQAGLLDFLLFGSLISAVDPVAVLAVFEEVHVNETLFIIVFGESLLNDAVTVVLYKVYNSFVEMGSTNVQAMDYVKGVASLFVVSLGGVAVGLVFAFLLALTTRFTKRVRIIEPLLVFLLAYAAYLTAEMASLSAILA from the exons ATGCTGCCCGCCGCGCTGCACCTGCTCGGGATGCCGCTGcccggggcggcggaggcggcggtaGTCGaagagccgggggagccgggccaGCACCCCCAGGGCTTGGCGCTATTCCGCTGGCAGTGGCACGAGGTGGAGGCGCCCTACCTGGTGGCCGTGTGGATCCTGGTGGCCAGCCTGGCCAAAATCG TCTTCCACCTGTCTTGGAAGGTGACCTCAGTGGTGCCTGAAAGCTGCCTACTGATCATGCTGGGACTGGCACTGGGGGGCATCGTCCTGGCTGTGGCCAAGAAGGCTGAGTACCAGCTGGAGCCGGgtactttcttcctctttctgctgcccCCAATTGTGCTCGACTCCGGCTACTTTATGCCCAGCCGCCTCTTCTTTGACAATCTGGGCGCCATCCTCACCTACGCCGTGATAGGCACACTTTGGAACTCTTTTGCCACAGGTGCTGCTCTCTGGGGCCTTCAGCAAACAGGACTTATGG CCCTCAACGTGCAGGCTGGCCTGCTGGACTTCCTGCTGTTTGGAAGCCTGATCTCGGCAGTGGATCCGGTGGCCGTCCTGGCCGTATTTGAGGAGGTTCATGTCAACGAGACGCTCTTCATCATCGTCTTTGGCGAGTCGCTCCTCAACGATGCAGTCACCGTG GTCCTGTACAAGGTGTACAATTCCTTCGTGGAAATGGGCTCAACCAACGTCCAGGCTATGGACTATGTGAAGGGTGTCG cctccctgttCGTGGTCAGTCTGGGCGGGGTGGCTGTGGgcttagtctttgccttcctcctGGCACTGACCACACGTTTCACCAAGCGGGTCCGCATCATCGAGCCACTGCTGGTCTTCCTGCTCGCCTATGCTGCCTACCTCACCGCTGAGATGGCCTCACTCTCTGCCATCCTCGCGTGA
- the PLEKHG4 gene encoding puratrophin-1 has product MERELNWEEEEEEEQGGLGEWGSVDSCVQATLAALYPPWEASAAVLLGQVLAVVERAYAGDGLRYLLDFLVPGGRVLQFIQQHACGQYQGRLFAHAGWPLCLGEQVVVQLASLDWRLLRPGDFYLQLVPFLRRRPRLVLTCLAPSGHGARQLPLPEATYSAVFTGPWLGSLNAGRAPGAGALHSCLLAVPDGQVLRVPWEEVLKPCFLDEPGRHLVETPRISPGTAVGAVMSLPAPSSSSPQSLPDADRDSASGTLKSPTQPLPSSGPGLGSQGGSKESIQQGGPLISTTTETPMVDSRAEMSRPLGKEDGRDPEGSRDADAPRAGPLGTCGHAVDQRFALCSLSDTEESPKGSLPPSRAAAIAPTHTIPPRSLEASAHEACGPAGPAEAHSGAPQGTGQQELLYINPSNPPSGQRDRLDPRDPNRLSGSGRVAEFGELEKPSQPTLVMALPSDGTGDSSGEGALGSTDQLGRALPAVSQHTDPQLVEPSRPLAQNREEDREGAGLCQPVGPPSWRDSNSPGRKQQRGQDNVGVNPGSAARESESPDMCPLIPSGAGSCSTQLPRNFDDPEQKAVCETPTFPGACPSGPSEQAEFPTLDSSSSTVPIMARDLPADLLASRVATLPGTRDKSGRAVVLISGHSPAWSSPHCSAHQLARLLLYLYSIPRPEVQELGLTVLMDFRRCCPPGSTFFSALGLLQEMKAGCVHKVLLLGVMQGDKPRGLQLEVVPSCRALLHFIPGPQLPLELDGSLPYDHDAWLHFRTCLESLLQSCQDVCALLQSTIKAVAAAPEPEGPGATGQPPLGPQALIQRVLEDPRLGQLQKEGGATLARLKWGHPALTQSPDYRSAVDMATQLYGQVDVLLHQLVTLCNRRLRALELAQKLGEQAGALAEVSSWIEQVGRPWLDKLPRDEEMLLKAQDTFWELDRAAQKHCGPAEAALAQLSKWETSELGELGVPGAHLLSLRAQQSDFMGALNQQRQRLGDAVRFFHLLDQALAWAQEGQRVLAGLSGEDPGSTSELLAGQGAQRPTPGPAHFHEMEALAGQLGSGRALQQCHVAWTKCQDTQVAVEAALIAQQVLPKSDRLHGDPHSGGGSSSSSSNSSMGSISCLLGGEGKESQFTGSAGVPWCPGKLPLKKTQSFELALREKPQGRCHRTLSEPVHHGNVGVTIRGLEVSTTRLARPPHSEPPDTHRALPGGTTSKAKNPGRLQLIMEEMVATEREYVSALEYTVRNYVPELERPDLPQPLRGQRARLFGNLEKLSDFHRNFFLRELESCAQHPLRVANAFLRHREQFGMYALYTKNKPKSDVLMASHGNAFFKKKQQQLGDRLDLASYLLKPIQRMSKYALLLRELARACGEGREQGLEPEAGAGPKSVWGCKDKLATLQAAHDLVRFQLRHGNDLLAMDAISGCDVNLKEQGQLLRQDEFTIWGGRRKCRRRVFLFEELVLFSKPRRAPAGTEAFAYKRSFKTADIGLTESAGDSGLRFEIWFRRRKASDTFVLQAASADIKQAWTMDISSLLWRQAVRNKELRMAEMMSMGVGNKPFLDITPSEAAINDRSVDYIMKGRGPRTRASIAVSLFDHSSPYPGAPSSLPTSPSSCSLLGPLNLHLSGDPALLALGRPLCSTACLEEDETEPATEIGGQPSLTLEGFEISSQSPSASGSTGSDSSCVPGLPLGSSCEEQLTSQPESRSSCSHSQYISAV; this is encoded by the exons ATGGAACGAGAGCtaaactgggaggaggaggaggaggaggagcaggggggccTGGGG GAGTGGGGCTCCGTGGACAGCTGCGTCCAGGCTACCCTGGCGGCCCTGTACCCGCCGTGGGAGGCCTCGGCGGCCGTACTGCTGGGCCAGGTGCTGGCTGTGGTGGAGCGGGCCTACGCAGGAGACGGGCTGCGCTATTTGCTGGACTTCCTGGTGCCTGGTGGGCGCGTCCTACAGTTCATCCAGCAGCACGCTTGT GGTCAGTACCAGGGCCGGCTCTTTGCACATGCCGGCTGGCCACTGTGCCTTGGAGAGCAGGTGGTGGTGCAGCTGGCCTCATTGGACTGGCGTCTGCTGCGCCCAGGTGATTTCTACCTGCAGTTGGTTCCCTTTCTGCGTCGCCGACCTCGCCTCGTGCTCACttgcttggcacccagtgggcACGGGGCCCGTCAGTTGCCGTTGCCCGAGGCTACGTACTCTGCTGTCTTCACAGGTCCTTGGCTGGGTTCACTCAACGCAGGGCGGGCACCAGGGGCAGGGGCCCTGCACTCTTGCCTGCTGGCAGTACCTGATGGGCAGGTGCTACGGGTGCCCTGGGAAGAGGTGCTGAAGCCCTGCTTCTTGGATGAGCCAGGGAGGCACCTGGTAGAGACACCCAGAATCTCCCCTGGCACTGCTGTAGGTGCAGTCATGTCCCTTCCTGCCCCCAGTTCCTCCAGCCCCCAGTCTCTCCCAGACgcagacagggactctgcctcagGGACTCTGAAAAGCCCCACCCAACCCCTTCCCAGTTCTGGCCCTGGTCTGGGGAGCCAAGGAGGCTCTAAGGAATCCATCCAGCAAGGGGGACCCCTGATATCCACTACCACTGAGACCCCAATGGTAGACAGCAGAGCTGAAATGTCACGGCCTCTGGGAAAGGAGGATGGGCGGGACCCCGAGGGCAGCCGGGATGCCGATGCTCCTAGAGCGGGGCCTCTAGGCACTTGTGGCCATGCTGTGGACCAGAGGTTTGCCCTGTGCAGCCTCAGTGATACTGAGGAGAGCCCCAAGGGCAGTCTGCCACCCTCCAGAGCCGCCGCCATCGCCCCCACCCACACTATCCCTCCCCGAAGCCTTGAAGCCTCTGCCCATGAGGCCTGTGGCCCAGCAGGTCCAGCAGAAGCCCATTCCGGAGCACCCCAAGGGACCGGGCAGCAGGAACTGTTGTACATAAACCCCTCCAACCCACCCTCTGGGCAGAGAGACCGCCTCGACCCCAGAGACCCCAACAGATTGTCAGGATCCGGAAGAGTAGCAGAGTTCGGAGAATTGGAGAAGCCGAGCCAGCCTACCCTGGTGATGGCACTGCCCTCAGATGGGACGGGTGACTCGTCAGGTGAGGGGGCCTTGGGTAGCACAGATCAGCTAGGACGGGCCCTGCCAGCTGTCTCACAACACACCGATCCCCAACTGGTCGAACCAAGTAGGCCCCTGGCCCAGAacagagaggaggacagggagggggcCGGACTCTGCCAGCCTGTGGGACCCCCATCATGGAGAGACTCCAACAGTCCTGGGCGCAAGCAGCAGAGAGGACAGGACAACGTGGGTGTGAACCCTGGTAGTgcagcccgggagtcggagagcCCAGACATGTGTCCCCTGATCCCATCTGGAGCCGGAAGCTGCTCCACCCAACTTCCCAGGAACTTTGATGATCCAGAGCAGAAGGCAGTGTGTGAAACACCCACTTTCCCAG GAGCCTGCCCAAGCGGGCCGAGTGAGCAGGCAGAGTTTCCAACCCTTGACAGCTCCTCCTCAACCGTGCCCATCATGGCCCGGGACCTGCCTGCCGACCTGCTGGCCAGCAGAGTTGCCACTCTGCCAG GGACCCGGGACAAGAGTGGCCGTGCCGTGGTGCTCATCTCTGGGCACAGCCCTGCCTGGAGCAGCCCTCACTGCAGTGCCCATCAACTGGCCCGCCTGCTCCTCTACCTGTATAGCATCCCCAG GCCAGAGGTGCAGGAGCTGGGGCTGACTGTGCTGATGGATTTCCGCCGCTGCTGCCCACCTGGCTCCACCTTCTTTTCTGCGCTTGGGCTCCTTCAG GAGATGAAAGCTGGCTGTGTGCACAAGGTGCTGCTTCTGGGCGTGATGCAGGGGGACAAGCCCCGTGGCCTGCAG CTGGAGGTGGTCCCATCCTGCCGGGCCCTGCTCCACTTCATCCCTGGCCCCCAGCTGCCCTTAGAGCTGGATGGGTCCCTCCCCTATGACCACGATGCCTGGCTTCACTTCCGCACG tgcttggagaGCCTGCTGCAGAGCTGCCAGGATGTCTGTGCTCTCCTCCAAAGTACCATCAAGGCTGTGGCCGCTGCACCGGaaccggaggggccgggg GCAACGGGCCAGCCGCCGTTGGGTCCCCAGGCGCTGATACAGAGGGTGCTGGAAGATCCTCGGCTTGGGCAGCTGCAGAAGGAGGGTGGTGCCACATTGGCCCGACTGAAATGGGGGCATCCCGCTCTAACCCAGAGCCCAGACTACAG gtCAGCGGTGGACATGGCTACCCAGCTGTATGGCCAGGTGGACGTGCTGCTGCACCAACTAGTTACACTCTGCAATCGACGCCTGCGGGCACTGGAGCTGGCACAGAAGCTGGGAGAGCAGGCGGGCGCGTTGGCTGAG GTGAGCTCCTGGATAGAGCAGGTGGGCCGGCCGTGGCTGGACAAGCTGCCCAGGGATGAGGAGATGCTGCTGAAAGCCCAGGACACCTTCTGGGAGCTGGACCGGGCTGCTCAG AAACACTGTGGCCCAGCTGAGGCAGCCCTGGCCCAACTGTCTAAGTGGGAAACAAGCGAGCTCGGTGAGTTGGGGGTCCCTGgagcccatctcctctctctgcgGGCACAGCAGAGTGACTTTATGGGGGCCTTGAATCAGCAAAGGCAGCGACTAGGAGACGCAGTGCGGTTCTTCCACCTCCTGGACCAG GCACTGGCATGGGCACAGGAGGGCCAGAGGGTCCTTGCCGGGCTCAGCGGGGAGGATCCTGGATCTACATCGGAGCTGTTAGCTGGACAGGGTGCCCAGCGCCCCACCCCTGGCCCGGCTCACTTCCACGAGATGGAAGCACTGGCCGGCCAGCTGGGTTCTGGGCGTGCCCTCCAGCAATGCCATGTTGCCTGGACAAAGTGCCAGGACACCCAGGTGGCGGTGGAGGCAGCACTCATAGCCCAGCAGGTCCTGCCCAAGAGTGACAGGCTCCATGGGGATCCCCACAGTggtggtggcagcagcagcagcagcagcaacagctctATGGGCTCCATTTCCTGCCTCCTggggggggagggcaaggagagCCAGTTCACCGGCTCAGCTGGGGTTCCATGGTGCCCAGGGAAATTGCCCTTAAAGAAGACACAGAGCTTCGAGCTGGCACTGAGGGAGAAGCCCCAGGGCAGATGTCATCGGACTTTGAGTGAGCCCGTCCATCATGGCAACGTGGGGGTCACCATCCGGGGGTTGGAGGTCAGCACCACCCGGCTGGCTCGTCCACCCCACTCTGAGCCTCCTGACACCCACAGGGCGCTGCCCGGGGGCACCACTTCCAAGGCCAAGAACCCTGGCAG GCTTCAGCTGATTATGGAGGAGATGGTGGCAACGGAACGGGAGTACGTGTCAGCCCTGGAGTACACGGTGAGGAACTACGTGCCTGAACTGGAGCGGCCAGACCTGCCCCAGCCACTGCGGGGCCAGCGTGCCCGCCTCTTTGGCAATCTGGAGAAACTGAGCGATTTCCACCGCAACTTCTTCCTGCGGGAGCTGGAGAGCTGCGCTCAGCATCCCCTGCGAGTCGCCAATGCCTTCCTGCGTCAC CGGGAGCAGTTTGGGATGTATGCGCTGTACACTAAGAACAAACCCAAGTCAGATGTGCTGATGGCCAGTCATGGCAATGCCTTCTTCAAG AAAAAGCAGCAACAGCTCGGGGACCGCTTGGACTTGGCCTCTTACCTGTTGAAGCCAATTCAACGCATGAGCAAGTATGCGCTGCTGTTGCGAGAGCTGGCCCGGGCCTGCGGAGAGGGACGAGAGCAGGGGCTGGAGCccgaggcaggggcagggcctaAGTCCGTCTGGGGATGCAAGGATAAACTGGCCACTCTGCAGGCTGCCCACGACCTCGTCCGATTCCAGTTACGTCATGGCAATGACCTACTGGCTATGGATGCCATCAGTGGCTGTGAC GTGAACCTGAAAGAGCAGGGGCAGCTGCTGCGCCAGGATGAGTTCACCATCTGGGGGGGCCGCCGGAAGTGCCGACGTCGGGTCTTCCTCTTTGAGGAGCTCGTGCTCTTTAGCAAACCACGCCGCGCCCCAGCGGGCACTGAAGCCTTTGCCTACAAGCGTTCTTTCAAG ACGGCCGACATTGGTCTGACGGAGAGTGCGGGGGACAGCGGCCTGCGCTTCGAAATCTGGTTCCGCCGCCGCAAAGCCAGCGACACATTTGTGCTGCAGGCAGCCAGTGCCGACATCAAGCAGGCCTGGACCATGGACATCTCCAGTCTCCTCTGGAGGCAGGCCGTCCGCAACAAAG agcTGCGAATGGCCGAGATGATGTCCATGGGCGTGGGAAACAAGCCCTTCCTGGACATCACACCCAGCGAGGCGGCCATCAATGACCGGTCCGTAGACTACATCATGAAGGGCCGAG GTCCACGGACAAGGGCATCCATTGCGGTGTCCCTGTTTGATCACTCCAGCCCTTACCCTGGAGCCCCATCCTCTCTGCCCACCAGtccatcctcctgctccctcctgggGCCCCTTAACCTCCATCTGAGCGGAGACCCTGCCCTCCTGGCACTCGGGCGTCCCCTCTGCTCCACTGCCTGCCTGGAGGAGGATGAGACGGAGCCTGCGACAGAGATTGGCGGTCAACCCTCCCTGA ctcttgAGGGCTTTGAGATTTCATCCCAGTCCCCATCAGCCAGTGGTTCCACTGGCTCTGACAGCAGCTGTGTGCCTGGCCTGCCCTTGGGCAGCAGCTGTGAGGAGCAGCTGACCTCCCAGCCGGAGAGCAGATCTTCCTGCAGCCACAGCCAGTACATCTCTGCG GTGTGA